Below is a genomic region from Phycisphaerae bacterium.
TGGGATCGGCCTCCAGAACCGTGACGTGCTCGAGCTTGTCCGCCAGTTCTTCGGCGCGAGCGTGGCCTTCCACGAACAAACGAACGGAGAACGACCGCCCGCGAAGCGCCCGGCACAACCACACCGCCGTGGCCGTCTCGCCCATGATGGATATGCCCTGGTGGCGCTCCTTGCCCTTGCGGAAAAGTCGCCGTGCCTGGTCGAAGCTCTGCAACTGGCCGATCAGCGTGACCTGATCGCCCTCCCGAATCTCCGTTGCGGCGCGGGCGATGCTTGCCCCGTCCGCGTTTTCCACCGTGGCCAGCCGGGCGCTCGGCGGAAGGCGAATATCGGCCAGGCGCTGTCCCACGGCCGGCGCTCCCTTGTCCACGGCCAGCGTCTGCATGATCAACTGGCCCCGCCCGAATTCCTCCAGCGCGATCAGGCCGGGGTTGCGCAGCGTCCGCGCCAGCGCCAGCGCCGTCAGGTGCTCCGGGCAGATCATCTCATCGATGCCCATCCGCTGTGAGTACACCGTGTTGCGCAGCGAGAAATTGGCCGTATGGTGGACGCGCACGACGGTCTTCTTGGCCCCGGCACTCTTGGCCAGGCCGGCGGCAAGCATGTTGATTTCGTCAATCTGCGTGGCGGCCACGAACAGGTCGCAGCGCTCGACCCCGACCTCCTCCAGAATGTCCAGATGGGCGCAGTGACCGCGCAGCGTGCGCACATCCAGCGAGTCGTCGAGCTGTTCGAGACGTAACTCGTCCAGATCGATGACCGAGACGTTGTGGCCGAGCGCGGACAGCACCTCCGCCGCGTGCCCGCCGACCTCGCCGGCTCCGGCGATGATCACGTTCATACGCTGACTTTCGCGTCTCGTGCAGTAGCCGACGCGGCCCGCCGCGCCTTGCCCATAGCTTCGGGCCTCAAAGGCGAGGCCGACTGGCCCCGCCCCAGACCGAAACCGCGCCGTTGCGTGTGATACTTTACTTCGGGCTTCCCGTCGGGTCGAGATCGTGCGCCAGCACGGCGTTGATCCAGGTGAGCATCGCCTCCGCGTCCGAATCGCCGAGCGCCGACACCACGTTCTGCCGGATTTCCGCCCGTCCGTCCTCCGCCGGCTTGTTTAGCGCATCCCGGAGGACCGCACGGTAAAGGTCAGGGTGGGCGATGCGCAGGGAATACACCGAGGCCCAGCTCTGCGCGTAACGATCGGCGGCAAAAGCCGGCGGTTCCTCCAACGGCCCCTTACGATTGATGAATGTCTCCGATGGGATAAGCCGCGATCGATCCAGTGCATCACGCAACTGTTCAATCGTCGCCGCCTGTGCCGTCGCATCCAATCCCAATATGCCGCGGAGGTCGGAGAGTCGATAAGGGCTCACCGCGATTTGCTCCGCCCGGTATGCCGCCAACGACCCTTCGAACTGACACGCCAGCCCCTCCGCCAGCCACGGAGGAAGCGAGGACGCCCGCCCGGCCGCCGTGACGTTGGCGAGAATCAGGTGCACGACCTCGTGCTGGAGCGTGAGGACAAGAGCGGGATCAAGCTCCCCCGGGGGCCGGTTGCCCACCTCCGCCAGATAGACGGCGTTGGCGCCGGCGTTGTAGAAGCCGCTCACGCGCGCCGTTGGGGGATTCCCTTGGGCGACGATTCCCGCCCGTTCGGCCCGCGCCGCCAGCACCTCGGGATTCTCGTACATGACGATGTTCATTCGCTGCGCCGGCTCCGCGACCTGCACCCCATTGCGGCGCAGGTGTGCCACGACAATGGCATAAAGCGGCTCGAGACGCTCGGCGACGGCCTCGCCGGAGCGGCGATCAGCATCGGAAAAAAGCAAGAAATGCTCAGTCGGAATGATGCTGGTCAGACCCACCGGCGGAACGCAGGCTGGAGCGTCGTCGCTAGCGTACACTCGGGCACGCTCCGTCCCCGCCGCGATGACCGCGACGAACAACGCCGATCGAATGACAATCCAACCGTCCTTCCACGCCTGGGAAAGCGAAAGCTCGAATAGGCATCTGCACATGAACCAAGTCCTTGACCAGGCGGCCGATCGAAGTTCTCTCGCCCCACGGAGCCCCAACGGCTCAGCCCCGACGAACCTCATTCAATAGAGCTTGTGGGGCGCCGATATCCGCGACCGCCACGTCACCCAAGTAGGGCCATGCCGAAGACTGGGCAAACCCCGACTTCTTCGCCACAAAGGTTATCGTCAGATCGGCTCGAATGGTCGCATTGGCCGGCGTTCCCGTTTCACAATCAAGCCCGGACGGCACGTCCACCGCGACCATTCCCCGCTTGCGCGCCTGGTTCAGCGCCGCGATGAACTCCGCGATCGGCGATCGAACCTCTCCGCGAAACCCGGTACCGAGAAGCGCATCGAACACGACATCGCCATCCCCAATCCCCCCCGCCAGCGCCCGCAGCGCTTCGGCATCCTCGCCGGACACGATGGAGATCCCCATCGCTTCGGCAATGGCGTGGTTCGTGCGCGCGTCGCTGGTCAGCTTCTCTTCTCGGCCCGCCAGGATGATACGAACCGACCAGCCGCCGTTGTGCAGATGTCGGGCAATTACGAATCCATCGCCGCCGTTGTTGCCCGTGCCACAGGCAATCACGGCCGAGCCGGAATCGCCGTATCGCCCCCTCGCGATCTCCGCCGCATTCCGCCCGGCGTTCTCCATCAGCAGAATGCTCGGCATCCGGTACCGCTCGACCGCCAGACGATCGACCTCACGGACCTGCTCTCGACTCAACACGAGTTCAGATGCGGACATGTGCGAGCCCCGTCGAAATCTCACGAAGTGATTGGTTTGGAATCGCGCCGGGCAAGGCTCAATGATTCGACATGGCGCCGGCCAATCGCGCGTCATCCGTCTCGCGGGCCTCTCGCTCCGCCACGCCGGCACGCGCCGCCAAGGCGCTACGCTGGATCATGGCGGTCGCCTCCCGCGCTGGCCGCAGAAGTCGCGCCGGCCGGGCGAACAGAAACAGCATCGCCACCGCGCACACCGCCACCCCCACGCGAAGCGGAATGCCGCCCGCCGGCGTGATGCGCTCCGATGCGCTCTGCGACGGCGCCGGGCCGAGATACGCCGCCCCGGCAATACGCAGATAATACGCCGCCCCGATCGCCGAATTGAGCACGCCGATGATCGCCAACGCGTACATCGCCCCCTGATGCGCGTGCGCGGACGTCACCGTGAACGCCCCCGCGAACACGTAGACCTTTCCCAGAAAACCGGCCGTGGGCGGAAGCCCCATCAGGCTGAACACGCAAATGGCCATGGCCAGCGCCGCTTCCGGCGCCCGCCGGGAAAGCCCCGAAAGATCGTCGTACGTCTCCATCGCACGCCCGCCGCGCTCGTACGCCGCCAGAATCGCAAACGCCCCCAGGTTCATGACCCCATACACGGCCACGTAGAACAGCAGCGCCGATACGCCGTCACGCATCGGCCCGTCTCCCGCAACCGGTCCCACCAGCAAGGCCACCAGCATGTACCCCGTGTGCGCAATGCTCGAATATCCCAGCACGCGCTTCACGTTGCTCTGGAGCAGCGCCAGCACATTACCGGCCGTCATCGTGACCACCGCCAGCACCCACAGCGCCCAGAACACATGCTGCGGCAGGCTCCATCCGCAAACGGTCATCAGCTTGATCAGCGCAACGGACCCCGCCAGCTTGGGCACGAACCCCAGCAGCCCCGTCACCGGCGAAGCCGCGCCCTCGTAAACGTCCGGCGCGTACACATGGAACGGCACCGCCGCCACCTTGAACGCCAGCCCGCCGATCGCCAGCAGCAACCCCGCGATTCCCAGCGCGCCCAGCGACCCCGGCAGTGTCGAGGAAATGACACCCCCGTGGACATGCCCCATCAGCGTCGTCCCCGAAACGCCGTAGAGGAAGCTGAACCCGTACGCGAGAATGGCCGCCGAAAGCGCCCCGAGGAAGAAATACTTGAGCGATGCTTCCGATGCCCGCTGATCCAGCCGGCTCAGGGCGATCAACGCGTACGTCGGCACGCTCACCAGTTCGATGGCGAAGAAGAGCACGAGGTAATCGTTGGCCGAGGCCGTGAGCAGCACACCCAGCAGCGAGAACAGCATCATGCCCATGTACTCGCCGCGCTCTTCGGGAACGGGCTGGGCCCAGTTCACCAGCACCAGCAGGAACCCGACCCCCAGCGTGATCCAGCGGACGTAATGCGTCAGCGGCGAAAGCCACAGCCCCAGCATCGCGTGACCCGACGGCTCGCCGATCCGGTACGTCGCGAACAGCGCCCCCAGCACGACCACGGCCGCGAGGAACGGCACCGCCGGTGTCCGCTGCCCCGCCCGGCCCGCGCCGACGAGCAGTATCACGCACGTGCCGACCAGCAGAATCCACTCCGGCAGCAGCGGAAGGATGTAATGATCAACGACCATCGGCATCCTCCTTCGCCGCCAGCGCTACGCCGAGCTTGCTCGGACCCTCGCTCAGCGCGCCGGCCTTGATTGGCACGAACATCCCTTCCGAGCCGCCCAATTCCCCCCGCACGAATTCTTCTTTCGAGCCCCAGGCCTCAGCCTGCGCGGACGTGCCCATGTCGAGCATCCGGAACGCCGTGGAACCGCCAATTCCACATTCCGCATTCATCATTTCGCATTCTTCGCCCGCGGCGTCCGCCGTCGGGAATCCCGACGGCGACTTTTCCCGCAGAATGTGCTGCTCCGTGGCGACCGCAAACGTATCCAGCAGCGGCTTGGGATAAACCCCGATGAACACGCACGCCAGCGCGATCGGCACCAGGATGGAAATCTCCCGCGGCGTCAGGTCCGTGGTCAGCCCGCGCGACGTATCCGGCGTGTGCGGCGGCTCGGTCAGCGGGCCGAAGAGCACCCGCTGGCACATCCACAACATGTACACAGCACCGAGGATGATCCCCAGCGCCGCGGGAATCACATAAGCATATCCCAGCGGACCGGCCGGGTAGCCGTCCACGCCCGTGGCGGAAACCGCCGTCCCCAGCAACACCAGGAACTCGCCCCAGAAGCCGTTCAACCCCGGCAGGCCGATGCTGCTCAGCGTGAAAAACACCAGGAAGAACGCCATCCACGGCATCCGCCGGGCGAGCCCGCCGATCGCATGAATGTCCCGCGTGTGATAACGCTCGTAGAGGCAACCCACTACGAGGAACAATGCCCCCGTGGATAGCCCGTGGTTGATCATGTACAGCACGGCCCCGTTGACGCCCGCAATCTTCAGGCTGAAGAGCCCCAGCATGCAGAAACCCAGGTGCGAGACCGACGAATAGGCCACCAGCTTCTTGACGTCACGCTGCACCCACGCCGCCAGCGCCGCATAGAGAATGCCGATGATCGCCAGCACCGCGACATAAGGCCCCAACTGCTGCGAGGCGTAGGGCAGGATGGGAATGCTGATGCGACAGAAGCCGTACGTCCCCAGCTTGAGCAGCACGCCGGCCAGGATCACGCTGCCCGCCGTGGGCGCCTCGGTGTGCGCCAATGGAAGCCATGTGTGCACCGGGAAAAGCGGAACCTTGATGGCAAAACCCGCCGCGAACGCCAGGAACAACCAGAACTGGGCCTTCGACGCGATCCACCCCGCCTGCCCCAGCTTGGCGAGCTTCTCCATGTTCAGCGTGACGTAGGGCTGTTCACTCCACGATGTAATCTGGTAGCTGCAATAGGCGAGGTAAATGATGCCGGCCAGCATGAGCATGCTGCCCGACAGCGTGTAAATGAAGAACTTGTTGGCCGCCCGCCGCCGCTCCGGACCGCCCCAGATCCCGATCAGGAAATAAAGCGGTATCAGCGTGAACTCGAAGAACACATAGAATAACAGCAGGTCCTGCGCGCAGAACACGCCCAGCAGTCCAACCTGAAGCAATAACAGAAGCGTGTAATACTCCCGCTCGCGCTCCCGGATGGACGTGAAGCTCGACCAGATCGCCAGCGGCATCAGGAACGCCGAAAGCGTGAGCAGCCAGATGCTGATCCCGTCCACGCCGACGTGGTATTCGATCTCCACGCGCACGTCGCCCGTTTCGTCCACGGGATCAAGCCAGGTGTAACGTTCTTGAAGAAGGAACCTCGGATCGCCCCCGGCCGAGGACGGGGCGTTCTCATAAAAGCGGACCACCGCCAGAATCGCCAGGAGCAAAGTGACCAGCGAATAGAACAGCGCGCTCCAGCGCACCGACCGACCCTGCCCGTACGGTGGCATCCACAGCAGGAGCACGCCCAGCAGCGGCGAGAAGATAATCAGCGTCAGCAGACCCAGATTCGGTATCATGACTTACCGATGCCGTCGCGCGGCCCCGTCGCCTCTGCTACAACCAGTAGACCAATAGAAGCACGATCGTAATTCCCGCCACCATGCTCAGTGCGTAGCCCTGCATGACCCCGCCCTGCATCGTTCGCAGCACAAGCGCCAGCCCGCGGGGTACCGCCGTAATCGCCCAGAGCAAACCATCGATCAGGTAGTCGTCCAGTGCCACCGCAATGCGGCCCAGTTGCCGCGCCGGCGAGACGATCACCGCATCGTACAGCTCGTCCACGTACCACTTGTTCCACAGCGTTCGATACGCCCCTTCGAACGTCGCCCGGATCACGCCCGGGATCCACGGCTGACGCACGTAGAGCACGTAGGCCACGGCAATCGCCGCGAGCGCGATCGCCCCGGAAACGAACATCAGGCCGTATTCCTCCCAGAACGTCGGCTCGACCGTCCACCCCCCGTGCCCGTGGGCGCCGTGTGCGGCGAACGTGTGCGCGAACACCGGAGCGAGAAACTCGTGGAACGGCTTGCTCGCCACGCCGACATACCCCGCCAGAATCGCCCCGACGCTAAGCACCACCAGTGGCAGGAGCATCCACCCGCCGGACTCGTGCGCATGCACGCCCTCCGGCACACGGACCGGACCCGCGAACGCCAGGAACACCATGCGGAACGTGTAGAACGCCGTCAGCGCGGCCGTGACCAGCCCGATCGTTCCCAGCAGCCAGTGCGACGAGAACGCGTGGTGGATGATCTCGTCCTTGCTGAAGAATCCTGAGAGCCCCGGCACGCCCGCCAAAGCCATGGAACCGACCACGAAGGTGATGAACGTCCACGGCAGGACCTTGCGAAGCCCGCTGAAGCGGCGGACGTCAATCACCCCGCCCATGGCGTGCATCACGCTGCCCGCCCCGAGGAACAGCAGCGCCTTGAAGAACGCGTGCGTGAACAGGTGGAAAATGGCCGAGTCGGCCGCAAACACCCCGGCGCCGAGAAACATGTATCCGAGCTGGCTGATGGTCGAATACGCCAGGATGCGCTTCATGTCCGTCTGGACCAGCGCGATCGTCGCCGCGAACAGCGCCGTCACCGCCCCGATCGACGCCACCACCGTCATCGCCGTTTCCGACGACGCGAAGATCGCCCCGCACCGCGCCACCATGAACACGCCGGCCGTCACCATCGTCGCCGCGTGAATCAACGCCGACACCGGCGACGGACCCTCCATCGCGTCCGGGAGCCACACGTGCAGCGGAAGCTGGGCGCTCTTTCCACAGGCACCGCAAAGCAGCAGCAGGGCAATCGCCGTGACGCGCCCGTCGCTCAGCGCAACACCACTGGCCGTGACGCCCTGCTGAACCATGTCGAACACCGCGCCATATTCCAGCGTCCCGAAGGTCAGATAGATCAGCAGGATGCCCAGCCCGAATCCGAAATCGCCCACGCGATTGACCAGGAAGGCCTTCTTCGCCGCCGCGGCTGCCGCCGGCCGCCCGTAGTAGAACCCGATCAGCAAATAGCTGCACAGGCCGACCGCCTCCCACCCCAGGTAGAGCAGCAGGAAGTTGCCCCCCAGCACCAGCGTGCACATGGCAAAAACGAACAGCGCCAGGTACGCGAAGAATCGCTCATACCCCCGCTCCGGATGACCGTGCTCGCGCATGTAGTCCCGCGAGTAGATCACCACCAGCAGGGAGATGAACGTGACCGTTACCAGCATCACGGCCGTGAGCGGATCGATCAGAAAATCGACAAGGAAGGCTTTGCCCGCGGCGTCCAGTCCCCAGTCGTAAATGGGAATGGAAGCGGAAGGATGCTCCGCCCCAGCGCCGTGCACCGTCAGCAGAACGATAATCGCGCATACGCAGGCCGTGCCCACGCCCCAAATCGCCGGCCAATGCGCCCGGCTCTTGAGCCAAACGGGCCCCAGCCCCCCCGACAGGATCGCCCCCGCCAGCGGAGCCAGCAGGATCACGATCCCGCAGAGCTTCAGAGTTTGAATCGTCTCAGGCGACATACGTAGCGAGCCGCAGGCCTCGGCCTGCGCAGACCTTGATCAATTCCGGCGTAGCGTCCGCCGTGCGGACTTGCCGTGTGCCATTGCACTTGAGCAGCGCTTTCAGTCCGCCTCGCGGACCAATCCTGTGCCCGCCCTACCCACGCATCAACGACCACGCCTCGGCGTCGAGCGTACCGCGCCGGCGGTAGAGCAGCACCACCATACCCAAGGCCAGTCCCGCCTCCACGGCCGCGATGACCAGCAGAAACAGGGCGAATACCTGACCTTCCAGATGCTCGTGCAACCGCGAAAACGCCACGGCGTTGATCACCACACCCTGAAACATCACCTCCGTCGAAAGGAAGATGACGATCAGGTTCCGCCGCGACATGAAACCCACAAGCCCCAGGGCGAAGAGGATCGCGCCGACGACGATGTAACCGCTCAGCGGATTCATCAGAACGGATCCACCTCCCGTCCGATCTGACCCAGCGGCGTGGTCGGCACCGGAGCGCCCTCATACGGCACCCGCTTCCGCGACAACGCCACCGCCCCGATCATCGAAACCAGCAGCAATACGCCCGCGATCTCCAGCACGACCACGTACCGCGTCATCAGCACGGCCCCCACCGCCGCGACATTCCCCGGCGGAAGCGCCGTCGAACCATCCCCCCCAATCTCTACCGACCGCGCCGCCACAGCGCTCGGCGCCGGCACGCTCACCGACTCCCCCGCGTGACCCGCGATCGCCGCCATCAGCACGAACCCGGTCAGCACCGCCAGAAGCGGCTCCCGCGCCCGCGTGTCATACACCGTTTCCGTATGCTGCTGGGCCAGCATGATCACGAACAGATAGGTCACGATGATCGCCCCGGCATAGATGATCACCAACGCCACCGCCAGGAACTCCGCCTGAAGCAGCACGAGCATCGCGGCCGTGGAGATCACCACCAGCACAAAGTAAATCGCGCTGTACACCGGCTTGCGGTGTGTCACCACCCGCGACGCACCCAGTATCGCGATCGCCGAAAACAGGTAGAAGTAGAACGCCTGCGATCCGCCGACCAGCCCCCGCGCACCCAACACCAGTAACAGCGCCAACACGGCAAGCAGCCCCAGCACCGCCCCGGCCGCGCCCGTCCGACGACGCTCACCCCCCGGCAGCAGCAGGTACAGCCCCACCCCGCCCAGGGAGAAGACCATGTACAACAGGCTGGCCGAAACCGAACTCAACCGTGCTTCTCCCGTTCTTCACCCGCCTGATCCTTCGGCGCATCAACCCGCTGTCCGGACGTGTGCCCGGTGCCGGGGTAGCCGGTGATCTTCGGGTTCTTGCGAGGCTTCACGTCCTTGGTCGCATCGTAAATGCCCAGCAACTCTTCCTTGTCGAGAATCATCTCTTCCCGCGTCCGGCCGACAAGGTCGTAATGCTGCGTAAGCTCGATCGCATCCACGGGGCACGCTTCCTCGCACATCCCGCAGAAAATGCACCGCAGCTCGTCCAGATCGAACTTGACCGGGTATTTCTCCCGATCCGGCCAGGGAGACTCCCCCGCCTCGATATGGATGCAGTGCGCCGGACATGCCGTGGAGCACATGTAGCACGCCACGCACGCCACGCGCCCGTCCTCGTCGCGATTGAGCCGGTGCACCCCGCGGTAGTTCTCGATGCGCACCTCGCGCTTCTCTTCCGGATACTGCACCGTCTTCGCCTTGCGACCCAGCAGCGTCTTGCCCCAGTGGCGCAGCGTGACCCGCATGCCGTCAAGGATCTGCGGCAGATAGAGCTTCTCGGCCGCGCTCAACCGCGGCGCGTCAATCTCGATAATGTCCTCGTTGCGAATCATCGCCTCGATGCATTCCCCCGACTTTCCGTTCCCCGCGTTCCTCTCGAAACTACGACATCCCCGCCATCGCCCCGCCCTGAGCGGATTGCACCGGCGGCAGGTTCGAAGTCCTTCCCGTGATCTCCGCCTTCGACAGCCCCGCGTACACCAGCGTGCCGACCAGCGCCACCACGTTGCCGCCCAACGCCCACAGCGGCGACCGCTCCTCGCCCAGATACACCAGCACCACCGTCCAGACAAACAGCACCAGCATGAGCGGAATCAGCCCCGACCACGCCAGGCGCATCAACTGATCGAACCGGAAGCGCGGCAGCGTCCAGCGGACCCACATCATGACGAAAATGCAGATGGCCACCTTCCCCGACAGCACCAGAATCTTCGCCAGAACGGCCCCGAAATGCGTCACGTCCGGCTGCGTCCAGGCGATGCCCGGGAAGTGGTACCCGCCCAGGAACAGCACCGCCAGAAACGCGCTGCTCGTGATCATCGCCGCATACTCGGCCAGGAAGAACATGCCGAACTTCAGCGCGCTGTACTCCGTGTGAAACCCGCCGATCAGTTCCTGCTCCGCCTCGGCCAGGTCGAACGGCGCCCGGTTGGCCTCCGCCAGCATCGTCGTGAACAACACCACGAACGCGATGGGGTGCAGGAACACGTTCCACTTCGGTATGAACCCCAGCCAGTACTGCGCCTGCGGGGCGATCATCTCCTCCAGCCGCACCGTCCCCAAAGTGAGTACCACGATGAGGATGCACAATCCCATGGGGATCTCGTAACTCAGCATCTGCGCCGTGGCCCGAATGCCGCCGAAAATCGAGTATTTGTTGTTGCTGCTCCAGGCGCCCAGCACCACGCCGTACACGCCCATCGACGCCACGCCAAGGATGTACAGCAGGCCGATGTCCAGGCTCGCTACCTGGATATCGATGAGCTTCCCATTGATCTCCCAGTAGCCGCCCCAGGGAATGACCGCGAAGCCTATGAAACCCACGAGAAACATGATGGCCGGCGCCGCGATGAACAATGGCTTGTCCACGTTGCCCGGGATCACGTCCTCCTTGAACACGAACTTCAGCCCGTCGGCGATCGGCTGGAACAAACCCGCCGGGCCGACGCGATTCGGACCCCAGCGATCCTGAATCCACGCCGAGATCTTCCGCTCGAAGTAGATGCAGTACGCCACCGCCCCGAGCAAAACCCCCAGCACCACCAGCGCCAGCACCACGCTCACGCCGAACTGGCTGGTCAGAAAGTTGTAAAGCCCATCAGGCATACACCACGCCGCAAGCACTTCAGATGGAGGGCGCTTCTCCAGTCATGGAAAAGTCCGCCGTACCGCGCCCTTCTTCATTCCGCATTCACAATTCCGCATTCTTCAGTGTGCATGCACGACCGGCGCCGGCGGCTCGTAGACCTCTTTCATCGCCGGCACATCCCCGGCCATCATGTCCCGCACACTCTCCGGAAGAAACAATCCCACCAGCCCGGCAATCTCGTACAGGTACTGCCCGTCGCGCTTGGCACCCTCCGGAGGCTGAACCGCCCGCTCGAACCCCTGCGCCACGCCGCCGGCATTGATAAACGTCCCTTCCCGCTCCGCCCACGCACATGCGGGCAGCACGATCGTCGCTGCCTCCGTGAAAGCGTTTTCGAACATGTCCTGCACGACCAGCAGGCCTATCTTCGCCGCAATCTTGGCCGTGTCCTTGTCGACCCAGTTCTTCGGATACCCCCCGGCGATCCACGCCGCGGAGAACGTGTCCTTCCCGGCCTGCTCCACGAACTCGGCAAACGAAAGCGATCGACCGCCCGCGCCGGCAATGACCGCCTCCACGCCGCGCCGGTTCGGACACTTCTCATTCAAAATGGTGAACTTGATCTTCTCGCCCGACGCCCCGGCCGGGAACGTCTGATCCTCCCCCTCCGTCGGCACCGGCCCGGGAACCAGCGCCGCATCCGGCGCGACCTCGCGCATGAACTTCACGATCAGCCACGCCTCTTCGCAAGACAGGAACGGCGACAGCACGACGGCCACGCCTTCGCCGCCCTTCTCCCGGACGTGCTCCTCGAACCGGAAACGCACGATCTCCGGAACCGCGTCCCACGTCGGGTACGTGGTTTCCATCCCCCGCTTGACCCTCGGCCGGGCGATCCGCGTGCGATCGTGAACGTACTTCCAACCGAAGCGACCCTCGTCGCACATCCACCACTGGTTGACCTTGGGGTTGTAGCGCGGCTTGAGGCGGTAGATCCGATTGTCCGCGTGATCCACGCGGATCGAGCAGCCGGTGGCACAGCCCGGACAGATCGACTCCGCCCCTTTGAGCTCCCACACGCGGCGCTTGAAGAGGAAGTCCTTGTCCAGCAGCGAGCCCACCGGGCAGATGTCCACCACGTTGCCCTGCAACGGGTTGTCCAGCGGCTT
It encodes:
- the nuoK gene encoding NADH-quinone oxidoreductase subunit NuoK, whose product is MNPLSGYIVVGAILFALGLVGFMSRRNLIVIFLSTEVMFQGVVINAVAFSRLHEHLEGQVFALFLLVIAAVEAGLALGMVVLLYRRRGTLDAEAWSLMRG
- the trkA gene encoding Trk system potassium transporter TrkA translates to MNVIIAGAGEVGGHAAEVLSALGHNVSVIDLDELRLEQLDDSLDVRTLRGHCAHLDILEEVGVERCDLFVAATQIDEINMLAAGLAKSAGAKKTVVRVHHTANFSLRNTVYSQRMGIDEMICPEHLTALALARTLRNPGLIALEEFGRGQLIMQTLAVDKGAPAVGQRLADIRLPPSARLATVENADGASIARAATEIREGDQVTLIGQLQSFDQARRLFRKGKERHQGISIMGETATAVWLCRALRGRSFSVRLFVEGHARAEELADKLEHVTVLEADPTDEAVFVEEHLEHTDAFVAVTVDDERNILACAQAKALGVPKAVAVVQRSKYMHLFSHVGIDHAFSPRSVAVSAIRSLLDVGEVRALATFAEGVAGVYEVHPSKSSKFLGNELRNLQLPSQAMIAAIQRDDQVMVPGADDQIGEGDIVLIIGPVGIEKQLTKLFLD
- a CDS encoding NADH-quinone oxidoreductase subunit N, with amino-acid sequence MVVDHYILPLLPEWILLVGTCVILLVGAGRAGQRTPAVPFLAAVVVLGALFATYRIGEPSGHAMLGLWLSPLTHYVRWITLGVGFLLVLVNWAQPVPEERGEYMGMMLFSLLGVLLTASANDYLVLFFAIELVSVPTYALIALSRLDQRASEASLKYFFLGALSAAILAYGFSFLYGVSGTTLMGHVHGGVISSTLPGSLGALGIAGLLLAIGGLAFKVAAVPFHVYAPDVYEGAASPVTGLLGFVPKLAGSVALIKLMTVCGWSLPQHVFWALWVLAVVTMTAGNVLALLQSNVKRVLGYSSIAHTGYMLVALLVGPVAGDGPMRDGVSALLFYVAVYGVMNLGAFAILAAYERGGRAMETYDDLSGLSRRAPEAALAMAICVFSLMGLPPTAGFLGKVYVFAGAFTVTSAHAHQGAMYALAIIGVLNSAIGAAYYLRIAGAAYLGPAPSQSASERITPAGGIPLRVGVAVCAVAMLFLFARPARLLRPAREATAMIQRSALAARAGVAEREARETDDARLAGAMSNH
- a CDS encoding NADH-quinone oxidoreductase subunit M, which produces MIPNLGLLTLIIFSPLLGVLLLWMPPYGQGRSVRWSALFYSLVTLLLAILAVVRFYENAPSSAGGDPRFLLQERYTWLDPVDETGDVRVEIEYHVGVDGISIWLLTLSAFLMPLAIWSSFTSIREREREYYTLLLLLQVGLLGVFCAQDLLLFYVFFEFTLIPLYFLIGIWGGPERRRAANKFFIYTLSGSMLMLAGIIYLAYCSYQITSWSEQPYVTLNMEKLAKLGQAGWIASKAQFWLFLAFAAGFAIKVPLFPVHTWLPLAHTEAPTAGSVILAGVLLKLGTYGFCRISIPILPYASQQLGPYVAVLAIIGILYAALAAWVQRDVKKLVAYSSVSHLGFCMLGLFSLKIAGVNGAVLYMINHGLSTGALFLVVGCLYERYHTRDIHAIGGLARRMPWMAFFLVFFTLSSIGLPGLNGFWGEFLVLLGTAVSATGVDGYPAGPLGYAYVIPAALGIILGAVYMLWMCQRVLFGPLTEPPHTPDTSRGLTTDLTPREISILVPIALACVFIGVYPKPLLDTFAVATEQHILREKSPSGFPTADAAGEECEMMNAECGIGGSTAFRMLDMGTSAQAEAWGSKEEFVRGELGGSEGMFVPIKAGALSEGPSKLGVALAAKEDADGR
- a CDS encoding DUF1570 domain-containing protein, which translates into the protein MCRCLFELSLSQAWKDGWIVIRSALFVAVIAAGTERARVYASDDAPACVPPVGLTSIIPTEHFLLFSDADRRSGEAVAERLEPLYAIVVAHLRRNGVQVAEPAQRMNIVMYENPEVLAARAERAGIVAQGNPPTARVSGFYNAGANAVYLAEVGNRPPGELDPALVLTLQHEVVHLILANVTAAGRASSLPPWLAEGLACQFEGSLAAYRAEQIAVSPYRLSDLRGILGLDATAQAATIEQLRDALDRSRLIPSETFINRKGPLEEPPAFAADRYAQSWASVYSLRIAHPDLYRAVLRDALNKPAEDGRAEIRQNVVSALGDSDAEAMLTWINAVLAHDLDPTGSPK
- a CDS encoding NAD(P)H-hydrate epimerase, with the protein product MSASELVLSREQVREVDRLAVERYRMPSILLMENAGRNAAEIARGRYGDSGSAVIACGTGNNGGDGFVIARHLHNGGWSVRIILAGREEKLTSDARTNHAIAEAMGISIVSGEDAEALRALAGGIGDGDVVFDALLGTGFRGEVRSPIAEFIAALNQARKRGMVAVDVPSGLDCETGTPANATIRADLTITFVAKKSGFAQSSAWPYLGDVAVADIGAPQALLNEVRRG
- the nuoL gene encoding NADH-quinone oxidoreductase subunit L, with product MSPETIQTLKLCGIVILLAPLAGAILSGGLGPVWLKSRAHWPAIWGVGTACVCAIIVLLTVHGAGAEHPSASIPIYDWGLDAAGKAFLVDFLIDPLTAVMLVTVTFISLLVVIYSRDYMREHGHPERGYERFFAYLALFVFAMCTLVLGGNFLLLYLGWEAVGLCSYLLIGFYYGRPAAAAAAKKAFLVNRVGDFGFGLGILLIYLTFGTLEYGAVFDMVQQGVTASGVALSDGRVTAIALLLLCGACGKSAQLPLHVWLPDAMEGPSPVSALIHAATMVTAGVFMVARCGAIFASSETAMTVVASIGAVTALFAATIALVQTDMKRILAYSTISQLGYMFLGAGVFAADSAIFHLFTHAFFKALLFLGAGSVMHAMGGVIDVRRFSGLRKVLPWTFITFVVGSMALAGVPGLSGFFSKDEIIHHAFSSHWLLGTIGLVTAALTAFYTFRMVFLAFAGPVRVPEGVHAHESGGWMLLPLVVLSVGAILAGYVGVASKPFHEFLAPVFAHTFAAHGAHGHGGWTVEPTFWEEYGLMFVSGAIALAAIAVAYVLYVRQPWIPGVIRATFEGAYRTLWNKWYVDELYDAVIVSPARQLGRIAVALDDYLIDGLLWAITAVPRGLALVLRTMQGGVMQGYALSMVAGITIVLLLVYWL